The window CTGCATTGACTACCGCGCCCTTAATGCTCTCACATTGAAGGACAAGTTTCCTATTCCGATGGTTGATGAGCTTCTCGACGAGCTGCACGGGGCACACTTCTTCACCAAGTTGGATCTTCGGTCCGGGTATCATCAGGTGCGCATGCACCcggatgacatcgccaagacgACGTTTCGGACTCACCATGGCCACTTtgagttcttggtgatgccctttggcctCTCCAACGTGCCGGCGACCTTTCAGGCTTTGATGAATGATGTCCTCCGACCCTACTTGCGTCggtttgtgcttgttttctttgatgacattcttatctacaATGCCTCTTGGGCAGAGCACCTCCAGCATGTGGCTATCGTCTTCAACGAGCTTTGGGCGCATCATCTTCATCTTAAGAgctcgaagtgctcgttcgggacgCCTTCTATCGCTTACCTCGGCCACGTCATCTTGGCCGAGGGAGTAGCCatggacgccgacaaggtggcGGCCATTGCCGCCTGGCCGATTCCGCAGTCTCCGCGGGCTCTTCGCGGGTTCCTGGGCCTTGCGGGGTACTACCGGAAGTTCATCCGGGAATTTGGCCTCATCGCGGCCCCGCTCATGCGTCTTCTCCGTCGCGACGCCTTCTCTTGGGATGAGGAGGCCACTACATCGTTtgaggccctcaagggggccctcacgacgggACCCGTCCTGCAGATGCCGGATTTCGACCTCCCATTCACCATCGACTGCGACGCCTCCGGTGCGGGGTTCGGTGCGGTCCTTCATCAGGGCAATGGTCCCCTCACTTTGTTCAGCCGCCCCTTTGCCGCACGATATCTTAAGCTGGCGGCTTATGAGCGCGAGCTCATTGGGTTGGTGCAGGCAGTGCGCCATTGGCGGCCCTATCTTTGGGGTCGTTCCTTCCGGATCTGCATGGACCATTACAGCCTCAAGTTCATGCTGGATCAGAGGCTCTCGACGGTACCCCAACACCAGTGGATCAGTAAACTCTTTGGGTTTGACTTCACAGTCGAGTACCGGCCGGGTCGTCTTAACACCGTCGCCGACGCCCTGTCTCGGCGTGACGTCGATGTGGACGATGGTGCGACGGAGGGGGCGGCCTTCTGCATCATCACCGGGCCCTCCTTCGCCCTCTACACCGACATCCGACGGGCGACCGCTGCCGCGGCCGACTCCCTCCTCCTGCAGCAGCAGCTGGCGACGGGAGAGCTGGAGGAGCCGTGGCGCCTCGCCGATGGCCTGCTCCTCCATGGGCGCAGGGTCTTCGTTCCGGCGCACGACGATCTTCGTCAGCAGGTGCTGCGCCTCGCCCACTCGGCGGGCCATGAGGGGGTGCAGAAGACACTCCATCGTCTCCGCGCCGACTTCTACATTCCCGGTGATCGTGCCCTGGTCCGTGATTGGGTACGGTCTTGTGTGACGTGCCAGTGCAACAAAACGGAGACTCTACGGCCGGCTGGCATGCTTCAGCCCTTGGAGGTGCCATCCCAGGTTTGggcgtgttggggaacatagtaatttcaaaaaaattcctacgcacacgcaagatcatgttgatgtatagcaacgagaggggagagtgttgtccacataccctcgtagaccgaaagcggaagcgttagaacaacgcggttgatgtagtcgtacgtcttcacggcccgaccgatcaagcaccgaaactacgacacctctgagttctagcacacgttcagctcgatgacgtccctcgaactccgatccagtcgatctttgagggagagttccatcagcacgacggtgtggtgacgatgctgatgttctaccgacgcgggacttcgcctaagcaccgctacgatattatcgaggtggattgtggtggaggggggcaccgcacacggctaagagatccaaggaatcaattgttgtgtctaaaggtgccccctgcccccgtatataaaggagtggaggagggggagagggccgggccCTATGGCGcgtcctggaggagtcctactcccaccgggagtaggattcctccccttccatgtagtaggagtaggagacaaggaagggggagagggaagagaaggaaggagggggccgcccctccccctagtacaattcggactagtcattgggggagggggcgcggcctgcctctctctctcccctaaagcccaataaggcccacatacttcttcccccgtattcccgtaactccccggtactccgaaaaatacccgaaccactcggaacctttccgatgtccgaatatagtcgtccaatatatcgatctttacgtctcgaccatttcgagactcctcgtcatgtccctgatctcatacgggactccgaactccttcggtacatcaaaactcataaactcataataaaactgtcatcgaaaccttaagcgtgcggaccctacgggttcgagaactatgtagacatgactgaaacacgtttccggtcaataaccaatagcggaacctggatgctcatattggctcctacatattctacgaagatctttatcggtcaaaccgcataacaacatacgttgttccctttgtcatcggtatgttacttgcccgagattcgatcgtcggtatctcaatacctagttcaatctcgttaccggcaagtctctttactcgttatgtaatgcattattcggtaactaactcattagctacattgcttgcaaggcttatagtgatgtgcattaccgagagggcctagagatacctctccgacaatcggagtgacaaaacctaatctcaaaatacgccaactcaacatgtacctttggagacacctgtagagctcctttataatcacccagttacgttgtgacgtttggtagcacacaaagtgttcctccggtaaacgggagtttcataatctcatagttgtaggaacatgtataagtcatgaagacagcaatagcaacatactaaatgatcaagtgctaagctaacggaatgggtcatgtcaatcacatcattctactaatgatgtgatcccgttaatcaaataacaactcatgtctatggttaggaaacataaccatctttgattaatgagctagtctagtagaggcatactagtgacaatatgtttgtctatgtattcacacatgtatcatgtttccggttaatacaattctagcatgaataataaacatttatcatgatataagaaaataaataataaatttattattgcctctagggcatatttccttcagggcggacatctccatggacttcatcgagggccttcccaaggtgggcggcaagtccgtcattctcacggtggtcgaccgcttctccaagtatgcTCACTTCATCGTGCTTGGCCATCCCTATACAGCGGCGTCTGTCGCGCGGGCCTTCTTTGATGGCATTGTCCGTCTCCACGGGTTCCCTTCTTCGACCTCTTCCGGCTGGCGGGCGTGAAGCTCCGCctgagcaccgccttccaccctcagacgGACGGACAGTCTGTGATCGTTAACAAGGTTattgccatgtatttgcgttgtgttATAGGTGATCGACCTCGCGCATGGGTGGACTGGCTCTcgtgggcggagtactgctacaacacctcttaTCACTCCGCCCTCCGTGCTACGCCCTTTGAGGTGGTGTATGGCCGGCCACCCCCGCCGATCCTTCCGGTTGATCCGGCCTTGGCACGCACCGAGGCAGCTGGTGCTCTTCTGAGGAGCCGTGATGAGATGCTCGCGGAAGTCCGGCAACGGCTCCTACAGGCCCAGCAGTTGGCCAAACATTACTATGATGGCCACCATCGCGAGGCGGAGTTCGCGGTGGGTGATTGGGTCTGGCTGCGTCTACTTCATCGCTCTACGCAGTCCTTGGACCCACGCGCGAGGAGGAAGCTCGGTCCTCGCTATGCCGGTCCCTTTGCTATCCTGGAACGCATTGGGAAGGTGGCTTACCGTCTTCAGCTTCCGGCAGGCGCGCGGATCCATGATTTCTTCCATGTCGGGCTGCTCAAGCCATTCCGCGGCGAGCCACCCGCGGCACCACCGGCACTTCCACCGATCACGGACGGGCGTCTCCTTCCTGAGCCGGAGAAGGCGTTGAAGGCTCAGCTGCGACGCGGCTCCTGGTACGTGTTGATTCAGTGGACTGGACTGCCAGAGGAGGACGCTACTTGGGAGCAGCGCGAGGAGTTCCGCCAGCACTACCCcgactttcagctcgaggacgagctgtttgcgcaggcggggagagatgttatgaccggccaGGTCTGGCCGCAGGAGGCCCACCGGGCAAACTTAGCCCTCAAGTTATCTTAGTTTTATTTCATATCGTGGTTATATATACGACTTGTAAGACTATTTTCAGAATTAAGCAATAAGACTatttctattgcccggctcccagaggagccggaaccctaaaaccctagccgcctcctgtctccgccgccgccccacgcgCAAGGACGGCaccacgccgccggccgccgcgctcNNNNNNNNNNNNNNNNNNNNNNNNNNNNNNNNNNNNNNNNNNNNNNNNNNNNNNNNNNNNNNNNNNNNNNNNNNNNNNNNNNNNNNNNNNNNNNNNNNNNNNNNNNNNNNNNNNNNNNNNNNNNNNNNNNNNNNNNNNNNNNNNNNNNNNNNNNNNNNNNNNNNNNNNNNNNNNNNNNNNNNNNNNNNNNNNNNNNNNNNNNNNNNNNNNNNNNNNNNNNNNNNNNNNNNNNNNNNNNNNNNNNNNNNNNNNNNNNNNNNNNNNNNNNNNNNNNNNNNNNNNNNNNNNNNNNNNNNGGgcagaaccctagctcctaacaTAGCCACACCATATCGTTGCTGCTACAACTGCAACACAGGCATAATTTTGGGAAACAATGGCAACTACAAATTCTGAACGCGACCTGAAAACATGTGGATTTTTCCACCATAGCTACCGAATCAACAACAACACGGCTTCGTCTGTATTTGTTCATCACGAATATTATTGTCCCGTGGGCGAGCATCAGTCAACCACATTGCATTCCAGGAACTATGTTATTTCATCAACTTAGCAGCAAAAGCACACACGTGAAATAACATCAGGATGTCAGTAGAGATAGATTTTGCATCTGATAGTAGGGTACTTTTACAAGCCAAAAGGCCAAAACAATAATCAGCCAGGGTACTTCCACATCTCAGAATCACATTACTCTTCCCCAATAGAGGACTCAAGAAAGAGTGCAACATAAATAGTAGTAAAACTAGCTTCCAGACCATCATGGCCTCATTCTACCTTCTCAGTTCACCGCAAAATTATGCAGAAGTGCACAACTAATAAGTAAAGTACCAAACCCTTAGCAGCTCAAAGTAAACATGTCGATGCGAAATACCACCAGCATGAAAAACAAAAACTACTCATGCCTCAGCTCGAGAAGCCCTCCAGGCCCTGGCACGCCTCAACACACAGAAGGGATCCTCCACTGACAAGTCAATGGCGTTCTGAAAGCTCCAGCTAGGGGAGGCGGGGCAAATGTAAATGACATCACTGCCAGTGCCTCCGCCTGATGGCGCATCGCCTTCACTAACGGAAACTGACACGGGACCTCCCTCCATTACCACATCATGGCTGCCGGTGCTTCCACCTGATGAAAAATTGCCCTCACCAGCAGAACCTGAGACAGGGCCTCCCTCCACCACCACATCATCACTGCCACTACTTCCACCTGATGGCGCATTGCCCTCGCCAACAGAACATGACATCCGGCCTGCCTCCGATACCACATCATCACTGTCTCTACAAACCATTCCCAGCGTCTTAAGCACCTTCCCATTCTTCAAGATGTAACCGAGGAACAGCAACTCACAGTCCAGGCCCTGGAGTCCGTGGAGGACGAGTGTCTTCAGATGTGATTCGAGGCAATCACAAGAGCTCTGAGACTCCCAGAACTCAGCAGAATGTACACCATCAGGTGAAGTGGATTGAATGGACTGAAATTGAGCAAAAAGAAACAATGTCAGCGTTTAGCATATCAAACTTCAAATTACACCAAAATACAATTACAAGTGCAAAGAACAGATATCTACAACATCAATCTGGACCATATAGCAATTAACTAGTACTGGAATAAGCTGGTATTCATATTATCATCTTGAATCACCATCGATAGACAAGTATAGGGAAGGTATCAAAATGCCATATTATCGATAAACAAGTATAGGGAGGACATCAATATGCCATATTATCGCTAAACAAGTATAGGGAAGATAACAAGTGCTAGAACGAATATCGTATCTGAGTAATGCTACACACACGGGGACTTTACCGGGGCTTCACGGGGGATAATTAAAGATTAATGGCTGTGATTTAGTTCAGTAGGACGGGCNNNNNNNNNNNNNNNNNNNNNNNNNNNNNNNNNNNNNNNNNNNNNNNNNNNNNNNNNNNNNNNNNNNNNNNNNNNNNNNNNNNNNNNNNNNNNNNNNNNNNNNNNNNNNNNNNNNNNNNNNNNNNNNNNNNNNNNNNNNNNNNNNNGGTTAAATTAGGCCACATTCTTCAGCCCGTGAAGTTCGTTGAAACATCCCCGTGAATCTAGTATCATCGTATCTACAGTATCAAtctgtaatactccctctgttcattcATATAAGATGTTTTTGGCAGTTCAATTTGAACTGCCAAAAACATCTTATATGAATGAACAGAGGTATAGTAGTATATAGCAATGGGCAACTAGCACTTGAATAAGCTGATATCCATATTATCGTCTTGAATGGCAATTGATAAACAAGTGCAGAGATGCACAGATATCGATATGGCATACCATGATGTGAAGTGTCTCGAGGCGAGGAAAGCATCTGAGCAGGGTGTGCAGCATCTTGACCTCCATGTCGTGCGAAAGTCGCACCTTGACAGCTAATATCTTCAAACTTGGCAGCATGGCGCTAGCTCTCACACTCATCCCAGCCTGCCATTGaggcaaattattaaaaaaatgagAAATTTGTTTGGTTGCACAGTCACGTAATGAATGCCAAGTGCAGATGACAGAAGTTACAATAAGCAGTTACCCTGATGACAATGCCACCAATCTCGAGAGCGTGGAGTTCAAGGTCCAAGTAGCCGAGCACCTCCAGCCTAGGGGCGTGGACAATCTTGACGGGCCTCCGGTCGGAAATGCTTTGGAAGAGCAGGCGCTCCAGGCAGGGGGCATCCTCGACAATGATTTCATCGAAGCTGCATCCCCATTCCATCACGACGCGGAGGCTGCTGGACTTGATGCGGAGGCGTGAACGGCTAATGTACGCGATGGCAAAGGAGAGGATTTTCAGCTTGGGGCAGTGCGCGAGCAAGGCATCGACTTCTCTGTCCTCGATGATGGAGTGGAAAAGGCCGAGCTCTTCGAGGTTGGGGAAGGCGGGGCGGAGGGTGGTGGTGTCTGGGAAGCGCCAGCGCCAGACGCCGATGTAGAGGCGGGTGAGGGAGGCACAGCTGAGGATGTTGTCGGGGAGCGGCATGTCGAGCGGCCAGGGGCGGTTGAAGAGGATGAGGTCCTGGATCTTCTTGGCGGCGAGGCTGGCGATCAGCTGCTCGAGCGCGTACTCCTGCCGGTGGAAGGAGGTGCGGATGAAGCGCACGGCACGGACGGGGCCGGGGTGAGCGGCCACGCAGCGAGAGACGGCGCGCACGGCGTGGAAATCGCGGGGCCCGTCGGCGGCCCTGAGGTGGGCGTCGTCGACGAGGAGCGGGGTCGCCGCCCACACGCAGCGCCAGCGGGTGGAGAGTACCATGGTGCGCGCGGCTTCCTTGGTGGGGAGGCGGGAGATGATGTTGCAGAGCAGGTCGTCCGGGAGGCGGCTGATGTGGTCCTGGCCGTCACCATCCTGCACGGCGGGCCGGTcggcgtcgacggcggcggcggcggtgtcctCGGAGTCGGAGGAGGTGAGGGAGAAGTGGTCGTCGTCGGAGTCGGAGGAGTCGTCGGCGTCGGGCGCGGGGAGGAagggcgcggggaggagggagatgatttgGGAGACGATGCCGTCCATGCGGTCCTGCGCGGACGGGCCCTCCAGTGCCATGTTGTTGAAGTACTCCTCGATTTGGGCGTAGTTGACAAAtacttctccctctcctccccctgcggcggcgtccatggcggcggcggccggctagGGTTTTGTCGGCGGGCGGGTGGGAGAGACCTCACCTCCGCGAGGGGAGCAGGCTGAACAAATGGGGACTGGTGTGTGGTGTGGGATGCCGTGGACCGTGTGGACTGGCTGTACGGGGCTCTTTGGTCTGACTAGTGTTGTGAACTTGTGGACCAAAATGTAAATTTCAAAGTTCAAAGAGATAAATTCAGCTGTGAACAGTTGTTGGCGGTGTCCCGACCGGCCGCTCACCACGTCGGTTCTCGGTCCTCTGGGCCGGGCCAAGGACCCCTTTGCCAGTTCCGTCTAGGCCACTTCAGCGAGTCCATCACATAAAAACTCCATAAGACTTGCATGCAAGACAAGAATCTGGAATCATGGAGAACTCTGCCTCACCGTACGTAGCCGGGAGAACTCTGCCTCATCGCACGTAGCCGACTAGGATTTGTACCCCTAAGGGTCCTCGGTATGTTATATAAGCCAGGGTcttggtggtcgaaagtgattggtacaCCCGACCACTTATTGTccgaagtcattgtgctttcaatgGTACACATCTCTCGAAGAGCACTCTTTCGTTGATTTCTTGGTGAGTGTGTTTCATAGATCATATGTACGTCTTTGGCCTCGAACGTGTATTGTTCTTTTGTACGGTCGATTTGTACACCACGAACCCTTCCATTATTGGGGTTATTGGGGAAGTCCCAGCCTCCTTTTGCCACTTGCCTGACAACCCGACGGTTCCTACTTTTTTGGGTGGCTGGTTTATCTGATGAGGCAGAGTGGATCGCACACGGGTGGTCGAGTATCGTATCCAGCAGTGATTTGACTCCAATGCCGACTACCCGGCTCTTCTTCTATGGAAGCTGCTCGTCGGGTGTATCAATATTGTTGTTCTTGGAACGGCGGTTGCAAAAACCATGCCTGCCTTCTACTTCGGGTAACCCCGGGCTGGGGTCTCCAGCAATATTGGTTGGCTAAGCAGGCGTCCTCTATGGCGTAATAGTTTGTCATTAGGTCGGAGAGTGTGGTGAATGTGCTCGGATGATGACAGCAGATCTCTCTAGTCTCTACTGACCCCTTCGTCGGAAACATTGAGACGAAATGCAGCTAGGGATTCAGTGTTGCTGCAATCTaggttctcgttcttcttttaaaaAGAGTGTTCAGAATTGTCAGACGGATTGTCTTTTCTTTTGGGTGACTAGCGCTAGGTCCCATATGTCAATCAGTCAAGTGCTATCTGGACAATATTCGGCATGGCTGGTGGGTGGGAGCGAAATTTCGGCTCCGATCAGACATCGACGCCATGGATTGATCTAACATCAATCCTAGGTCTTTCGACTAGGCCGGATATGCCTGCttttgctacttgtgagttgcgttgggatttcctcaaagaggagaggatgatgcagtacagtagagatacgcatttccctcagttaagaaccaaggttatcaatccagtaggagaaccacacagaacctcgttagcagaacctacacacacaaaagcaaatacttgcaccaacACAAACaatagggttgtcaatccccttgacggttatttgcaaggattaaatcttgtagtgatagatagataaattaAGATACAAaacaaaataaaggaaataaaattgcagcaaggtatttttgtatttttatatATAATAAAAGTACaccccaggggccatagttttcactagaggcttctttctCAAGCAcacaacatacggtgggtaaacagatt is drawn from Triticum dicoccoides isolate Atlit2015 ecotype Zavitan chromosome 6B, WEW_v2.0, whole genome shotgun sequence and contains these coding sequences:
- the LOC119324636 gene encoding F-box/FBD/LRR-repeat protein At1g13570-like, whose product is MDAAAGGGEGEVFVNYAQIEEYFNNMALEGPSAQDRMDGIVSQIISLLPAPFLPAPDADDSSDSDDDHFSLTSSDSEDTAAAAVDADRPAVQDGDGQDHISRLPDDLLCNIISRLPTKEAARTMVLSTRWRCVWAATPLLVDDAHLRAADGPRDFHAVRAVSRCVAAHPGPVRAVRFIRTSFHRQEYALEQLIASLAAKKIQDLILFNRPWPLDMPLPDNILSCASLTRLYIGVWRWRFPDTTTLRPAFPNLEELGLFHSIIEDREVDALLAHCPKLKILSFAIAYISRSRLRIKSSSLRVVMEWGCSFDEIIVEDAPCLERLLFQSISDRRPVKIVHAPRLEVLGYLDLELHALEIGGIVIRAGMSVRASAMLPSLKILAVKVRLSHDMEVKMLHTLLRCFPRLETLHIMSIQSTSPDGVHSAEFWESQSSCDCLESHLKTLVLHGLQGLDCELLFLGYILKNGKVLKTLGMVCRDSDDVVSEAGRMSCSVGEGNAPSGGSSGSDDVVVEGGPVSGSAGEGNFSSGGSTGSHDVVMEGGPVSVSVSEGDAPSGGGTGSDVIYICPASPSWSFQNAIDLSVEDPFCVLRRARAWRASRAEA